Below is a genomic region from Deltaproteobacteria bacterium.
TATGATGCCTAGCGAAGTGCCCCGGCCCTCGGGCCGGCTCCGGTTGAGCTAAGCCAAAATGGCCTGCGGGAGAGCAGGATTTGTTCAACGAATATTTGACTCAGGACACTAGATATAGGCCTCCTCCGATATTCCTTTTTCTGGAAAGGAACAAAATTATCCTTGATCCTTACAAGTTTTTTTCGGAACAGTCCCTATTAATAAGAGAAGGGGAATCCGCCGATCTGGGCAAAAATCATCTGCTTTCTTATCTTCCATCTACAATTTTTATTCCGGCATTGAAGGCTCGCGCCATTAAATCATCTCTCTTTTGGGCATCCCCTCTTTTTAACAATCGGTAGGCAGGGATTATATCTACAATATTGACCCCCCAGAGATCCCTCAAATTAAACCAGAAAAAAGAATTATAACTATGCCGGGATGCACAGACAATTGTTCCCTTTTTAGCTCTCTGGGTAATGCCAATGGTTTCTAAGGCCTTCAGAGCTTCACGGATTGAACTCCGTCCCACGTTAAAAAATTTGCCCAGTTCCCTCTCCGATGGCAGCTTTTCCCCTGCTTTCAGCCTGCCCATTCGGACCATAGCAACGATCTGATCTATAATTTCCCCGGAAATTGTGGTTTTTTTTATAGGCCGGAAATTATCCATTCGAATTAGTTCCGGAAAGTTATCTCGCGGCAACCCAGCCTCCATCTACGAATAATGTTTGGCCAGTAACAAAATCAGAGGCTGCGCTGGCCAAATAGATAGTAGCCCCGATCAGGTCATCAGGGGTTGCCAGACGCCCTAAAGGAATGCGGCTAAGAACCATTTTTAAAACTTCACCTTTTAGAAGTTCTTCCCGGCTAGGGGTGCGTACAGCAGTGGGGGCAAGGGCATTCACTCTAATCCCATGGGGAGCCCATTCCATTGCCAGGGCTTCCGTGAGGTGTGATACCCCGGCCTTGAGGGCCCCGTAGACAGAACGGCCATGAATAATACTGCGGCTGAAAGTAGAGCTTAAATTGATTATTTTGCCGTAGTTCTGATTGCGCATGAGAGCCCCGATAATTTGACAGCAGAAAAAAGTTCCTTTCAAACTAGTATCCAGCATCAAGTCCCATTCGTTTTCCGTCACCAGCCATGCCGGTTTGGTAACTGTATAGGCTGCATTGTTGACGAGAATGTCTACCTTGCCGAAACGATCCAGAATAAAATTCCCCAGTTCTTCAATGCTGCTTATCTTACTCACATCCAGGACGAACACTTCCCCTCTTCGTCCAAGATTTTCTATCTCGGCCTTCACTTCCATCAACTTTTGTTCGCGGCGGCTGCAGACGATGGCATCCGCACCCGCCCCGGCTAAACCCAACGCCAATTCGCGGCCAATCCCTTCGCTCGCTCCCGTTACCACTGCTATCCTGCCCGTGAGATTAAAACGATCGAGGTATTTATTCAATTTTAAGCCTCCATTTATTGGTCTGACATTCAGATAGTCTGGCTCAGAATATTAAACCACCGTCAAATTTTATTCAAGATTTTTTTTAATTTTTTTTTGATAGCTTTTCGAGGAGAAAAAGATGAGTTGCAACAAGTACTTTTCGACTTGGCTATTTTCCTGTTTCTGACCTATCCTATGAAAGAAAACGAGAGCTGCAATGACCTGTCTTTATTTTGCGCGGGATGATCCCCGGCGTGACGAGGGGAGATGTAATCATAGGTTCCGTTCCCTTTATGTTCATGTATGTGCTTACAGTGACCCTGATGATCCTTTTTCCAGGGCTGGCAACCTGGCTACCAAGTTTAATGTATAGGGAGGCACGCCGAAAGTCAGCCCACAATTGAGTATGGTTTCCCCAGAATTCTCTCAAGGAAGGATCCATGGATAGCGCCGAAAATTATAATTCGCATAGGGAATTGTGAATATTCCCCCCTTTATTCAAAATAACTTGGAAAGTACGCCCCCCTGCAGAGAGGAGAAGGAAAGTGAGAGGTGCTGCGCAGAAAGGAAGCGGAGATCCTCGAGGAACTGAAGCCAGTCGGCGACGAGATCGTCCTGAACAAACTTTCTACCAGCGCTTTCACCTCCACTCCGATCGACCAGGTGCTGCGGTATATGGGAATTAAGAAGTTGCTGGTGTCGGGGGTCAATACCAACTACTGTATCGAAACCTTTATTCGCGATGCTTACGACCGCGGATATGAAGTTGTGTTATTAGAGAACTGTTGTGCTACGGTGGAAGAGAAATTTCATCAGATGGCCTGCGAGGAGATGGAGGATATCTTCTGCAAGGTCCGCTCCACCGATCAAATGATCATGTGACCGAAGCTGAAAGACATCTTCTGCGCTGCCGTTATCAGAGTAAACAGGAAGAGGAGATTCCCCCGTATTTGAGAACTCGATGATCCTAACTGTTTTTTTTCAAGTTAAGCCCCCTCACCCTTCCCCTCTCCCCCGCAAACGGGGGAGAGGGCGGGGGGGGCGGGGGAAGGATAAAAAAGGAAATTCCTATACAAGCAGGCAATGTCAGAGTAGGCAGGGACTACTGAGTCGAGTAGCCCGGGGGGATTTCACCCCCAGGCTCTCACAGAACCCTATTAGGGAAACACTATATGTTGGGGGTGGTCTTTAACCCATAAAACCGAGCATTTCGTGCCAATCTCCGCACTTCGGACAGTTGTTCGATATAAAAAGTATATCAAAACCTTACCCATTTCTTACCGCTTGAAACCTACCCTTTTCTCTGGATCCGTCAACCGATGATTTCAGGAAGAAGTTGAGAGTCCGTATGAAAATGTTGGAGAAGACTGTCCTATTTTACATTTTGAAGATCGATCAAGAAAAAGATTTAGAGAGCGAGGTGTCAGGCCTTGAATTGTGAATCAAGATATGAAGTGAAACAGATCCGTTGATGAAGGCTTTGGTCGGCGTTACTGATAATAATTGGTTTGATTTCCTTATCAAATTGCCGGAAATCGATGAGGTTAATTTCTGACTGATTCACCCAATCCCAAATCTTTGAAATATGTCCTGTAAAATCCTCGATCCCTGGAAAGAAGAAGATCAGCATTCACAAGGGCATGAGCACCTATGATAAAATCGCCAAGTATACGATTCCTGATGGCTATTGGGTAGTGACACTCCGGACAAATGACGGCTTGTTCATGTCCACATTGCGGACATTGTAATTGAAGTTTTCGTTTTTTTACGTACAATTTCCATCGTTCACCGGCGAGATGGAGAGTTTTTTCATTTGAATGAATAAGTCGGATATGGGTATCCGCAAAGAAGTCCATCAGCTCTTTATGAGAAGGGAACTGAGAGGCAAGTTCAGCATACACAATCTCACTGATAATCAACTGCCCGCTTCCAAAATACTCATCCAGCACCTTTTTTGAACTAGGTAAATATGTTTCATCGGGAATGAGTATATCCAGTAAAACATTCGTATCAATTGCCGCTATCACGTTCCCCTCAGGGCGCTAATGATAGTGTCCGTTTTTTGGATTTTACGTAGTTTGAGCGCCCCCACCCATTTATCGAAAGGAGATTTTCTGGGAGATTTATTAATGAAAAATCGTCCGTTGATTTCTTCAAAAGCAAATCTTTCCCCGCTCTGAATTCCAAGTTTGTCCCTAACTTTTTTGGGGATGGTTATCTGCCCTTTCGAAGTAACTTTTGCCGTCAGCATGACTCCCTCCAGTAGGGATATTTTTCCTTACTCATAGGGTAAGGAAAATAAAGTAAGCTGTCAATAAAATAATAAAGGGCGAAGT
It encodes:
- a CDS encoding GntR family transcriptional regulator; protein product: MPRDNFPELIRMDNFRPIKKTTISGEIIDQIVAMVRMGRLKAGEKLPSERELGKFFNVGRSSIREALKALETIGITQRAKKGTIVCASRHSYNSFFWFNLRDLWGVNIVDIIPAYRLLKRGDAQKRDDLMARAFNAGIKIVDGR
- a CDS encoding SDR family oxidoreductase, translating into MNKYLDRFNLTGRIAVVTGASEGIGRELALGLAGAGADAIVCSRREQKLMEVKAEIENLGRRGEVFVLDVSKISSIEELGNFILDRFGKVDILVNNAAYTVTKPAWLVTENEWDLMLDTSLKGTFFCCQIIGALMRNQNYGKIINLSSTFSRSIIHGRSVYGALKAGVSHLTEALAMEWAPHGIRVNALAPTAVRTPSREELLKGEVLKMVLSRIPLGRLATPDDLIGATIYLASAASDFVTGQTLFVDGGWVAAR
- a CDS encoding isochorismatase family cysteine hydrolase; the encoded protein is MLRRKEAEILEELKPVGDEIVLNKLSTSAFTSTPIDQVLRYMGIKKLLVSGVNTNYCIETFIRDAYDRGYEVVLLENCCATVEEKFHQMACEEMEDIFCKVRSTDQMIM
- a CDS encoding type II toxin-antitoxin system VapC family toxin, which translates into the protein MIAAIDTNVLLDILIPDETYLPSSKKVLDEYFGSGQLIISEIVYAELASQFPSHKELMDFFADTHIRLIHSNEKTLHLAGERWKLYVKKRKLQLQCPQCGHEQAVICPECHYPIAIRNRILGDFIIGAHALVNADLLLSRDRGFYRTYFKDLGLGESVRN
- a CDS encoding AbrB/MazE/SpoVT family DNA-binding domain-containing protein; translation: MLTAKVTSKGQITIPKKVRDKLGIQSGERFAFEEINGRFFINKSPRKSPFDKWVGALKLRKIQKTDTIISALRGT